From Mycobacteriales bacterium, the proteins below share one genomic window:
- a CDS encoding DUF6113 family protein gives MRTRNGSSDPAGSPPAAGPAPARRPGGAAPGSGRVEPSGDGRHQRGAARRDPPVDHGTDPVVVRALAGVLVAVAAAGLALVECFLVPLRIGSVPFPITILLAMAGNILLARLAVRQTGSIAAGAVPVALWLIVVIVLSLPRAEGDLIVPGSVTGLVFLFGGTVAGAFGVASEITRRARSVAATPR, from the coding sequence GTGCGCACCCGCAACGGTTCCTCCGACCCGGCCGGGTCGCCGCCGGCGGCCGGGCCGGCTCCCGCCCGGCGCCCGGGCGGCGCGGCGCCGGGATCCGGCCGGGTCGAGCCGTCGGGGGACGGACGGCATCAGCGGGGTGCGGCGCGCCGGGATCCGCCGGTCGACCACGGCACCGATCCCGTGGTCGTCCGGGCCCTGGCCGGGGTGCTGGTCGCGGTCGCCGCGGCCGGGCTGGCGCTGGTGGAGTGCTTCCTGGTGCCGCTGCGGATCGGCTCGGTGCCGTTCCCGATCACGATCCTGCTGGCGATGGCCGGCAACATCCTGCTGGCCCGCCTCGCCGTCCGGCAGACCGGCAGCATCGCCGCCGGCGCCGTCCCGGTCGCGCTCTGGCTGATCGTGGTGATCGTGCTCTCGCTGCCCCGGGCCGAGGGCGACCTGATCGTGCCCGGCAGCGTGACCGGGCTGGTGTTCCTGTTCGGCGGGACCGTGGCCGGCGCGTTCGGGGTCGCGTCCGAGATCACCCGAAGGGCCCGATCGGTCGCCGCCACGCCGAGGTAG
- the mshB gene encoding N-acetyl-1-D-myo-inositol-2-amino-2-deoxy-alpha-D-glucopyranoside deacetylase, translated as MSSDAGRRLLLVHAHPDDETTSTGAAMARYAAEGAEVTLVTCTLGEEGEVLVPALSHLAAAEGDQLGGYRYHELSRAMAELGVTDYRLLGGPGRWRDSGMMGLDTNAAPRAFWQADMTEATTALAEILREVRPQVVVTYDENGGYGHPDHIQAHRVAMAGVEAAADPGFAAAGPAWSVPKVYWTAMPRSAIQRGIDIMMEQGESGFFGASSVDDLPFVVPDELVTASLDARKYLPQKVAAMRAHASQIAADGPFFEMMDKLGEEAFGLEHYRLVRGEPGPMDGPEGRETDLFAGLD; from the coding sequence ATGTCTTCCGACGCCGGTCGCCGGCTGCTGCTCGTCCACGCCCACCCGGACGACGAGACCACCAGCACCGGTGCCGCGATGGCGCGGTACGCGGCCGAGGGCGCCGAGGTCACGCTCGTCACCTGCACCCTGGGTGAGGAGGGCGAGGTGCTGGTGCCGGCGCTGTCCCACCTGGCCGCGGCCGAGGGCGACCAGCTCGGCGGGTACCGCTACCACGAGCTGTCCCGGGCGATGGCCGAGCTCGGCGTCACCGACTACCGGCTGCTCGGCGGACCGGGGCGGTGGCGGGACAGCGGGATGATGGGCCTGGACACCAACGCCGCGCCCCGGGCGTTCTGGCAGGCCGACATGACCGAGGCGACGACCGCGCTGGCCGAGATCCTGCGCGAGGTCCGGCCCCAGGTCGTGGTCACGTACGACGAGAACGGCGGGTACGGGCACCCGGACCACATCCAGGCCCACCGGGTCGCGATGGCCGGGGTGGAGGCGGCCGCGGACCCCGGGTTCGCGGCGGCCGGCCCGGCCTGGTCGGTGCCGAAGGTCTACTGGACCGCGATGCCGCGCTCGGCCATCCAGCGCGGGATCGACATCATGATGGAGCAGGGGGAGTCCGGCTTCTTCGGCGCGAGCTCGGTCGACGACCTGCCGTTCGTGGTGCCGGACGAGCTGGTCACCGCCTCCCTGGACGCCCGCAAGTACCTGCCGCAGAAGGTCGCGGCGATGCGGGCGCACGCCAGCCAGATCGCCGCCGACGGTCCGTTCTTCGAGATGATGGACAAGCTGGGCGAGGAGGCGTTCGGGCTGGAGCACTACCGGCTGGTCCGGGGCGAGCCCGGGCCGATGGACGGTCCGGAGGGGCGCGAGACCGACCTGTTCGCCGGGCTGGACTGA
- a CDS encoding oligopeptide/dipeptide ABC transporter ATP-binding protein yields MTTTEDQPAAEARHRGIGTDPVLEVRGLEKYFPIKGKGLVRRTVGNIKAVDGIDLTLYPGETLGLVGESGCGKSTTGRAILNLQPATGGSVKYNGRELIGLSRAQMRPLRREIQIVFQDPYASLNPRLPVLDIVGEPLIIHKVVPRSQLRNRVNELLQLVGLNPEHNNRYPHEFSGGQRQRIGIARALALEPKVLILDEPVSALDVSIQAGVVNLLEDLRDQLGLSYLFIAHDLSVVRHTSDRVAVMYLGKIVELADTEDLFDRPAHPYTQALLSAIPIPDPQRERARQRILLHGDVPSPANPPSGCRFRTRCPKFANELSDDQREKCVTEDPPLMDRGNGHDAACHYAEALSLL; encoded by the coding sequence ATGACGACGACCGAGGACCAGCCCGCCGCGGAGGCGCGGCACCGCGGCATCGGCACCGACCCGGTGCTCGAGGTCCGCGGCCTGGAGAAGTACTTCCCGATCAAGGGCAAGGGCCTGGTCCGCCGGACCGTCGGCAACATCAAGGCCGTCGACGGCATCGACCTCACCCTCTACCCGGGCGAGACGCTCGGGCTGGTGGGCGAGTCCGGCTGCGGCAAGTCCACGACCGGCCGGGCGATCCTCAACCTGCAGCCGGCCACCGGCGGCTCGGTGAAGTACAACGGGCGCGAGCTGATCGGCCTGAGCCGGGCCCAGATGCGACCGCTGCGGCGCGAGATCCAGATCGTCTTCCAGGACCCGTACGCGTCGCTGAACCCGCGGCTGCCGGTGCTCGACATCGTCGGCGAGCCGTTGATCATCCACAAGGTCGTGCCGCGGTCCCAGCTGCGCAACCGGGTCAACGAGCTGCTGCAGCTGGTCGGCCTGAACCCCGAGCACAACAACCGGTACCCGCACGAGTTCTCCGGCGGTCAGCGGCAGCGCATCGGCATCGCCCGCGCGCTCGCGCTGGAGCCGAAGGTGCTGATCCTGGACGAGCCGGTGTCCGCGCTGGACGTGTCGATCCAGGCCGGCGTGGTCAACCTGCTGGAGGACCTGCGCGACCAGCTCGGCCTGTCCTACCTGTTCATCGCGCACGACCTGTCCGTGGTGCGGCACACCTCCGACCGGGTCGCGGTCATGTACCTCGGCAAGATCGTGGAGCTCGCCGACACCGAGGACCTCTTCGACCGGCCGGCCCACCCGTACACGCAGGCGCTGCTGTCCGCGATCCCGATCCCGGACCCGCAGCGGGAGCGGGCCCGGCAGCGGATCCTGCTGCACGGGGACGTGCCCTCGCCGGCCAACCCGCCCAGCGGCTGCCGGTTCCGGACCCGGTGCCCGAAGTTCGCCAACGAGCTCTCGGACGACCAGCGGGAGAAGTGCGTGACCGAGGACCCGCCGCTGATGGACCGCGGCAACGGCCACGACGCGGCCTGCCACTACGCGGAGGCCCTGAGCCTGCTCTGA